From a single Diachasmimorpha longicaudata isolate KC_UGA_2023 chromosome 15, iyDiaLong2, whole genome shotgun sequence genomic region:
- the LOC135169448 gene encoding myrosinase 1-like: MDQFTIFGCFIFILRSCSGTQLEEDYLKFPPGFSIGSASSAYQVEGAWNVSGKTPSVWDWFTHKKDSTVMDQATGDIACDSYHKYKEDIAMMKDIGFRHYRFSLSWTRILPTGFPDKISQEGLQYYKDLIDEVRRQGMEPFVTIYHWDHPEFMNRLGSWTNELMVEYYAEYARIVFRELGSRVKVWATLNEPEQNCRLGFAKDVHAPGINLPYFGEYLCLHNYLKAHARAYQIYNEEFRAEQGGQVGIVHLCEHFFPQPSHDLETSRIGFECGCGWATHPIFSKEGNYPQVMRERVNGNSKLEGLPFSRLPKFSPDWIKRIRGSSDFLGINVYTAREVRAMPREKNGIWPNDFGTELIINETWPVNTAWLRVIPQALGEILRRIRDVYDNPPVYIMENGATSAKGVNDYNRIEYLHDYMKEMLLAINRDGCNVKGYTIWSFLDSFEWSEGYTDLFGLVEVDFTDPNRKRTPRLSTKWLKKIMQKGRLINIKDLGQLN; this comes from the exons ATGGACCAGTTCACTATCTTCGGATGTTTCATTTTCATCCTACG CAGTTGCAGCGGTACTCAACTTGAAGAAGATTACCTGAAATTTCCTCCTGGCTTCAGCATCGGATCGGCCTCTTCAGCTTATCAAGTAGAAGGTGCCTGGAATGTCAGTGGTAAAACTCCGAGCGTTTGGGATTGGTTCACGCACAAGAAGGATTCGACTGTGATGGATCAAGCGACTGGAGATATCGCATGTGATTCGTATCACAAGTACAAGGAGGACATTGCGATGATGAAGGATATTGGG TTTCGCCATTACCGTTTTTCATTGAGCTGGACGAGGATTTTACCCACGGGATTCCCAGACAAGATCAGTCAGGAAGGGCTCCAGTATTATAAAGATCTGATTGACGAGGTACGGAGACAGGGGATGGAACCGTTCGTCACGATATACCACTGGGATCATCCGGAATTTATGAATCGGTTGGGATCGTGGACCAACGAACTGATGGTGGAATATTACGCTGAATATGCACGAATCGTCTTCAGGGAGCTCGGGTCTAGAGTCAAAGTATGGGCCACACTCAATGAACCGGAGCAAAATTGTCGTCTGGGCTTTGCGAAAGATGTGCATGCACCAG GGATCAATCTACCATATTTCGGCGAGTATCTCTGTCTCCATAATTATCTGAAGGCTCATGCCAGAGCTTACCAGATTTATAATGAGGAGTTCCGAGCTGAACAAGGAGGACAAGTGGGAATTGTCCATCTCTGTGAACACTTTTTTCCCCAACCTTCACATGACCTAGAAACGTCGAGAATTGGGTTCGAATGTGGGTGTGGGTGGGCGACACATCCCATATTTTCCAAAGAGGGAAATTATCCACAAGTGATGAGGGAGAGGGTTAATGGGAACAGCAAATTGGAGGGTTTACCCTTCTCAAGGTTACCGAAATTCTCGCCTGACTGGATCAAACGCATAAG GGGATCATCTGATTTCTTAGGAATCAATGTCTACACAGCTAGGGAAGTTCGAGCAATGCCAAGGGAGAAGAACGGTATATGGCCAAACGACTTTGGGACAGAGCTCATTATCAACGAGACTTGGCCTGTGAATACTGCATGGCTtcga GTTATTCCTCAGGCATTGGGCGAAATCCTGAGGAGAATCAGAGATGTGTACGACAATCCACCAGTTTATATAATGGAGAATGGTGCTACATCGGCAAAAGGTGTCAATGACTATAACAGAATAGAATATTTACATGACTACATGAAAGAAATGCTCTTGGCTATTAATCGAGATGGTTGTAATGTCAAGGGTTACACTATCTGGAGCTTCCTGGACAGTTTTGAATGGTCTGAGGGATACAC cgaTCTCTTTGGTTTGGTCGAAGTCGACTTCACCGATCCGAATCGTAAGAGAACTCCCAGACTCTCGACAAAATGGTTAAAGAAAATCATGCAGAAAGGAAGATTAATCAACATAAAGGATCTtggtcaattaaattaa